A single window of Bufo bufo chromosome 10, aBufBuf1.1, whole genome shotgun sequence DNA harbors:
- the LOC120980032 gene encoding 4-galactosyl-N-acetylglucosaminide 3-alpha-L-fucosyltransferase FUT5-like, translated as MDYQGKTPKLKTYFMIFIIQLCLVIILLLLLYNHVNHSASSNEFSYSNIRQEPASHTKIILVWTWPFGTKFPLNKCPSYTDISECFYTANRTLYSSADAIVMHHRNIMYSRQQLPQIARPLNQYWIWFNLEPPSYSPNLHFMDNLINLTMSYRTDSDIFSPYGWLEPNQREENFTIPPKTKLVAWAISKWKPHSKRVRYYRKLKKFLPVDIYGRQHLTLPRKEYEKTLSKYKFYLAFENSIHEDYITEKLWKNALKSGCVPVVLGPSRENYERFIPKDSFLHVDDFSTPEELAKYILKLDNDEKAYQQYFTWRSRLHPFADTNWQTHYCRVCKAIKEAPAHKTISKLGAWYK; from the coding sequence ATGGACTATCAAGGGAAGACTCCAAAACTAAAGACttattttatgatttttattatACAGTTGTGCCTTGtcatcattttattattattattatataaccaTGTAAATCACTCAGCATCAAGCAATGAATTTTCATATTCAAATATACGTCAAGAACCAGCTAGCCACACGAAGATCATCCTTGTTTGGACCTGGCCATTTGGTACAAAATTTCCACTTAATAAATGTCCATCATACACTGATATTTCTGAATGCTTTTACACAGCTAACAGAACCTTGTATTCTTCTGCAGATGCAATTGTTATGCATCACAGAAATATAATGTATTCCAGACAACAGTTACCTCAGATAGCAAGGCCACTAAATCAGTACTGGATATGGTTTAACTTGGAACCTCCATCATACAGCCCAAACTTGCATTTTATGGATAATCTTATCAACCTCACAATGTCTTATAGAACTGACTCAGATATTTTCTCACCTTATGGCTGGCTAGAGCCAAATCAACGAGAAGAGAACTTCACAATTCCCCCAAAGACCAAACTGGTAGCCTGGGCAATCAGTAAGTGGAAACCACATTCTAAAAGAGTACGCTATTATCGGAAGCTCAAGAAATTTCTTCCTGTAGACATATATGGAAGGCAGCATTTAACTCTCCCAAGAAAAGAATATGAAAAAACATTGTCCAAATACAAGTTTTATCTCGCCTTTGAAAACTCAATTCATGaagattatattacagagaaactcTGGAAAAATGCGTTGAAATCCGGTTGTGTGCCAGTCGTATTGGGTCCTTCTCGAGAAAACTATGAGCGCTTTATTCCGAAAGACTCTTTTCTACATGTTGATGACTTCTCTACACCTGAAGAGCTTGCTAAATATATCTTAAAGTTGGACAACGATGAGAAAGCTTACCAGCAGTATTTTACATGGAGGTCCAGACTTCATCCCTTTGCAGATACTAACTGGCAGACTCATTACTGCAGAGTATGTAAAGCAATAAAAGAAGCTCCTGCACACAAAACAATTTCAAAACTTGGAGCATGGTACAAATAA